GGTTTCCGCGATACGTGTAGCGCAATCACTCGGGGAAATCTGGTGATGAGTGCCCATCATCCCGGCGGGTGTCGCGGCTATGCATAGCGCTATTTATCAAGGCAATTTACGCCACAGGCGCTTTCATCCAAAGCGCCATGAATTTACCTACAGCTCCACGTTGTTTTATATCGATTTGGATGAGTTATCGACATTATTTTCGGGTATCCGTGGTTGGTCACTTAACCGCAGGAATCTTGGAAGCTTTTGGCGTAAGGATTATTTAGGCGATCCCCAAATACCATTGAAAGATGCCGTGCGTAACAAAGTGCAGGAATTGATGGGGTACTGCCCGGCAGGACCGGTACGTATGCTGACTAACCTGCGTATTTGGGGTTTTTGTTTTAATCCGGTCACGCTCTATTATGTGTTTGAGGTGGACGCGGACTGCCCCAGCGTTATTCTTGCAGAGGTCAATAATACCCCCTGGAATGAACGCCATTGTTATTTGGTTCGTTGCGATAGCCATACCGGAAAAACAAAAACTGATTTTGAAAAACAATTTCATGTGTCGCCCTTTAATCCATTGGCGATGCGCTATCACTGGGTGAGCAGTAACCCTGGCGAACACTTATTAGTGCACATGGAAAATCACGACCTGCCAGTGGCAGCAACGGCAGATGGAGAGCAGGATGTTGTGTGTCATATGGATGCAACACTCAGCCTGAAACGTCATGATTGGTCTGCCAATCTGTTAACACGATTATTGTGGTTACAACCCTGGGCGGCGGTAAAAGTACCATTCGCTATATATTGGCAAGCCGCTCGCCTCTTTTTTAAAGGTGCTCCCGTGTATTCGCACCAGACACTAAATCCTTTGCACACTGACACCAGTGTAGAACTTAAAACGACAGGGGAAAAACCGTGAAAACGACGAGTATTGCACTGGCGCCCAAGCATCGTGTTGCTTCATTAACGCGCAACCAATCTATCGCCAAAGGGCTGCTGTTTAAACTCTTGCGCGGGCTTGAAATTGGATGCTTGCGTGTACACGAACAGGGGGAGCTGTTTGAGTTTGGTCAGTCTCACGAGTCAGGTGATTTGATTGCCGATATTTTTGTACACGATGCCAGTTTTTACTCCGACGTGATTTTTGGCGGTTCTGTTGGTGCTGGTGAAGCTTACATGAGTGGTTACTGGTCTACGCCCAATTTAACTCAAGTGATGCGCTTGTTTGTACGCAATATAAATGCGCTGGATAAACTTGACAGTAACCAGTCGGTGATTGGTCGCTGGCTGCTGAAAGCGTTTCATTGGTTTAATCGCAATACCAAAGAAGGTTCACG
The nucleotide sequence above comes from Cellvibrio sp. PSBB023. Encoded proteins:
- a CDS encoding DUF1365 domain-containing protein; translation: MHSAIYQGNLRHRRFHPKRHEFTYSSTLFYIDLDELSTLFSGIRGWSLNRRNLGSFWRKDYLGDPQIPLKDAVRNKVQELMGYCPAGPVRMLTNLRIWGFCFNPVTLYYVFEVDADCPSVILAEVNNTPWNERHCYLVRCDSHTGKTKTDFEKQFHVSPFNPLAMRYHWVSSNPGEHLLVHMENHDLPVAATADGEQDVVCHMDATLSLKRHDWSANLLTRLLWLQPWAAVKVPFAIYWQAARLFFKGAPVYSHQTLNPLHTDTSVELKTTGEKP